The Haloterrigena turkmenica DSM 5511 genome includes the window GGAAATACGATCTCGAGGACGCCTACATGTCGATCCACGAGTCGCTGAAACACGCCGGCTTCGAGGTCGGCGTCGACGTCGACGTTCACTGGGTCCCGGCTGATGAACTGGCCGACGGCCACGAGGGCCAACTCGAGGGAATGGACGGCGTCATCGTCCCCGGTGGCTTCGGAATGCGCGGCTCCGAGGGCAAGATCGAGGCCGTCCGCTACGCCCGCGAGAACGACGTGCCCTTCTTGGGGCTCTGTCTGGGCTTCCAGATGGCCGTCGTCGAATACGCCCGGAACGTGCTGGGCCTCGAGGGCGCCCACTCGGCGGAGATGGTCGAGGACACGCCCCATCCCGTCATCGACATCCTGCCGGAACAGTACGAGGTCGAGGACATGGGCGGCACGATGCGACTCGGCGAGCACACGACCGTCATCGAACCCGAGACGCTCGCCTACGACCTCTACGGCGACACCTCGTGTTCGGAGCGACATCGCCACCGCTACGAGGTCAACCCCGAGTACTTCGACGCCTTCGAGGGCGAACCGCTCGTCTTCTCCGGCACCGCGGGCAACCGGATGGAGATCCTCGAACTCGAGACCCACCCCTACTTCGTCGGGACGCAGTTCCACCCCGAGTACACGTCCCGCCCCGGCCAGCCGAGCCCGCCGTTCCTGGGACTGGTCGAGGCCGTCCTCGAGCGGTCCGAGGCCGACGACGCTGAGACCGCAGACGCGGATGCCGACACCGACGCGGAAACGGAGGTAACCCACTGATGGTAGATACCGACACGTTCGTTCCAGAAGCAGTTGCAGAGATCGGCGACGAAATCGGCGACGAAAACGCCGTCATCGCGCTCTCAGGCGGGGTCGATTCATCGGTCGCCGCCGCCCTAGCCTACGAGGCCATCGGCGACCGACTGACCCCGGTCTACGTCGATACCGGCCTGATGCGCAAGGGCGAGACCGACCAGATCCGCGAGACCTTCGACTACATGGAGTCGCTGCGGATCGTCGACGCCAAGGATCGGTTCCTCGAGGCCCTCGCGGGCGTCACCGACCCCGAGGAGAAGCGCGAGATCATCGGCGAACAGTTCATCCGCGAGTTCGAGCGCGAGGCGAAGGACGCCGACGCGGACTACCTCGTTCAGGGGACGATCTACCCCGACCGCATCGAGAGCGAGGGCGGAATCAAGTCCCACCACAACGTCGGTGGCCTGCCGGAGGTCGTAGACTTCGAGGGGATCGTCGAACCCGTCCGCGACCTCTACAAGGACGAGGTCCGCGAGGTCGCGCGCCACCTCGGCCTGGACGAAATCGTCGCCGAACGGATGCCGTTCCCCGGCCCCGGACTCGCCGTCCGCGTCATCGGCGAGGTCACCGAGGAGAAACTCGAGGTCGCCCGCCACGCGTGTCACGTCGTCGAGGAGGAACTCGAGGAGTACGAGCCCTGGCAAGCGCTCGCAGCCGTTATCGGCAAGGCGACGGGCGTAAAAGGAGACAACCGCGTTCACGGCTGGGTCGTCTCCGTTCGCTCGGTCGAGTCCCGCGACGGGATGACCGCCCGCGCACAGGAGATCGACTGGGATACTCTCCAGCGCATCCAGTCGCGAATCACCGGCCAGAACGACAACGTCGCCCGCGTCGTCTATGACGTGACCCACAAACCGCCAGCGACCATCGAGTACGAATGAGCATGGACGTAATCGTCGCCGGTCCCGACGAGGACGACATCGCCGCCGCGCTCGAGGCGGAGGGCGCCACCGTCGCCCGCCTCAACGGCGTCATCTCGCGGCCCGCCCTCGAGGAGGCCGGCATCGTCGACGCCGATCTGTACGTCCTGACCGACATCGGACAGGCGACGACGATTCCGATCGTCTGCGACCTCTCCGAGGACGTTCGGACGGTCGCCTACGCCCGCGATACGATCCCGGAGTTCGTCAAGGGCCAACTCGATCTCGCCGTCGACCCGCAGCTGATGGACGCCGGGATCGTCGCCGACGAACTGACCAGCTAGTCGCCGACGCGTTTTCCTCTTGCTCGGACCGGCCCGGATCGTCGCCGATCGCGTCGCCTTCGGATCGACGTCCTCCCGACGTTCACGAATAACTGTACGTTGAAGCGGGGTGTGACGATATAAACCGTCACACGGCCGAAATCGGCCGCGTAAACTGGGATTGAAATCGACGGAATCCGGGATAACCGTCGAATACCATCGCCCCCGTTGAAGTGGGTTCCGCGGCTATCGATAGTTGGAGGTCGACGGGCAGACCCCACCGAGGCATCCACCGCCTGCACCCGTGACTTCCACCCCACCCACAGCACCCTTCCCCCACCACTGCCACACCGTACCGATTCCCGGTACCGACGCAGGCCTTGCACCCGCCTGCGTCCCCACACCCTGCGGTTGGCACTCGAGGCGCCGGGGTGTTTCCGGCCCTCGGGATGGTTCTCAGTACTTCTGATTCAACAGTAGCTGTACGATCGCACCGACGGCTCCGAACCGATCCAGCCAACCGACTTACGACGACTGTAACCGCTGGAGGACCGGAATCTCCTCGAGGCGCTCCTCCTCGAGCAGGTCCCAGTCGATTCCGGACGGCTGCGCGCGGCTTTCGGGACGGATCGTCCGCTCGGGCGTGACGACGAGATCCATCGCGACGTCGTGGTCCCCGATCGCGACGGGGTCGTCGATGAGCTGCCGCTCGTGGATCGTCGTCGCGACCGTCGTCGACTCGTCGACGAGGCCGAGCCCGCGCAGGATCGCGTACTCGAGGTCGCTGTAGCCTTCCCCCTTGCCGATCCGACCCCCGTTTTCGGGCTCGCGGCTACCGCCGCTCACTGTTTCCGTGGATCGTGGATCCACGCTCACTGCCACGCTTCCCGAGACGATCAGATCGATCTCCTCGACCGCATCGGGGCCGACCTGCTCGCCGTGTTCCGAGGAGCCCGAAACCGTCGTCGCCGCGTCGTAGTCGGAGAGTTCGTCGGGATCGAGTTTCAGGAAGCACTTTTCGTCGGCGAGTCGCGGAACGGCCATGTAGACGGTCTTCCCCGCGCGCAACGCCGCCCGGCGGACGGGCAACTGGGGCGCGTCGGGGTTGGCCTTGATCGTCGTCGCGTCGCGCCACTCCGGCTTGTCGGCCAGTCGCTCGGCGGCGTCGTCCGCGCCCGCGAAGTTCGGGATCCGGCCGTGGGGCGGGAAGGGGAACCGCGCCTCGCCGCTCTCCTCGAGGTCGTCCCAGACGCGCTGGCGGATCGTCTCCTTGTCGACGCCGTCGGCGTCGGCAGTGGTGTCGAAACCGTCCATCTCACTCGCCTCCGTCGTCGGGCTCGGACGCGCGGTCCACGGTCGTTTCGCCTTCGTCCGATTTCTCTCCCTCTCCCTCGCGGTCGCGTTCGTCCCCGGTCGCTTCGCCCTCCTCGAGTGCGGCCTCGTCGACGGCCCACCTGTCCTGGGCGATGTCCTCCCGGGCGAGGCTGACGAGATTGTGGACTTCCGGCAGAATGAGTTCCTCGAGCCCCAGTCGCGCCGCGTCCTCGTTCCCGGGGAGACAGAACACCGGGGTTCCGTCGGAGACGCCGGCGATCGTCCGCGCCGCGACGACGCGAGTGCCCACCGCCTCGTAGGACAGCGTGGTGTACAGGTCCTCGAAGGCGCTCAGTCGCTTCTCGAGGAGCGGCTCGACGGCCTCGATGGTGACGTCGCTCGGCTCGATGCTGGTCGCCCCGCCGGTGACGATGACGTCGACGTCGTCGCGGTCGAGCAGCCGGGAGACGGTCGACTGGATGCGGTCGTGGTCGGCCCCGATGTGCTCCCGGGTGGCGACCTCGTGGTCGGCCTTCTTCAGCCCCGATACGATCGCCTCGCCGGCGCCGTCGGACTCGAGCGACCGGTCCGCCGCGATCGTGACGACGCCGACGCCGAGCGATCGACCGTCGATGTCGTTCCCCTCGTCGGGCGGCTGCTCGTCCGTGTCGCGTTCCTCGTCCGGCGCCGGTTCCTCGGTGGCAGCCCGCTGCCGATCCTCACTCGAGTCCGTCTCGGTCATACCCCGTCGTTCGAGAGCCGACGGGTAAAACGCTGTCACCCGCCGTCGTCCGTGGCCGTCCCGCGGTCGCTTCCGGGGAGTGGCTGCGAGGCGAGGATCGCCGGCGACAGAGTGCTGGTAGCCCAACTGTTATGGCCGGAGTCTCCGTCATACGCGAGTATGCAAGCAGTCAAGATCACCGAACACGGCGACACGGACGTCATCGAGTACGGGGAGTATCCGGATCCGGAGGTCGGCCGCGACGAAGTGCTGGTCGACATCAAGGCGGCCGCGCTCAACCACCTGGACATCTGGACGCGGCGGGGGATGCCGGGAATCGACCTCGAGATGCCCCACGTACCGGGCAGCGACGCCGCCGGCGTCGTCGAGGAGGTCGGCGCGGACGTCACTCGCTTCGAGGCGGGCGATCACGTCGCGGTCTCGGCCGGGGTCGGCGACCTGCGGATGGACGATCCAACGCTCGATCCCCGATTCCACATTATCGGCGAGCACGTCCAGGGCGTCCACTCCGAGTACGCTGCCCTTCCCGAGGACAACCTGATTCCGGTTCCCGAGGATGTCGACTGGGAAGTCGCCGGCTCGAGCTGTCTGGTCTTCCAGACCGCCTGGCGGATGCTCATCGAGCGCGCCGACCTCGAGGCCGGCGAAAAGGTGCTCGTGCTGGGCGCCAGCGGCGGGGTCGGCCACGCCGCGCTTCAGATCGCCGACTACGCGGGCGCGGAGGTCTACGCGACCGGCAGTACGGAGGAGAAGCTCGACTACGCCCGCGAGCACGGCGCCGACCACGTCTGTAACTACGAGGACGAGGACTTCGCCGACTGGGTCCTGGAGGAGACCGGCGGCCGCGGCGTCGACGTCGTCGTCGAACACGTCGGCGCGCCCACCTGGCGGGACTCGCTGAAGAGTCTCACCAAGGGCGGTCGGCTGGTCACCTGCGGCGGCACCGGCGGCGGGAATCCCGAGACCGACATCCCGCGGATCTTCTGGAATCAGCTCGAGATCATCGGCTCGACGATGGCGACGCCCGATCAGGTCGACGACGTGATGGAACTCGTCTGGGACGGCACCTTCGAGCCCGCGATCCGCGAGGAACTGCCGATGAGCGAGACGCCCCGCGCCCACGAGATCATCGAGAACCGCGAAGGGTTCGGCAAGGTCGTCGTCCGCCCCGACAGCGAACTCTGAGAACGGGACCGCGTCGACTATTCAGAGTCGGCTCGGCGCTGCCGAGACGACGCCGTTACTGTTCGGATTCATCGGACTCGAGCCACGTCTCGACTCCGTCCGCTTCGGCGGGCGACTCGAGACTCACACCGAACCGATTCGGTCGCACGCGAAATCCGTCCGGGACCGTGAGAGCTTTCACCACCGCCTCGCAACCCTCGCGTGTGACCTCGAGCGACGACGGCGGCTACGTCCACGATCCGTCCGCGTTCGACGAGGACGGAGAGCGGACGGCCGTCGCGGACGACGATTCGACCGCCGACCCGGCCCATCCCGAGTCGGTCGACCGGGAGTTCGACTGGCGCGGCTGGACCGTCGTCGGGATGATCGTCCTCACCTTCATCGTCGCGCCCGCGGCGATCACCTTCTGGCCGCCCGACGTCGGCTACCGCTTCGCGCTGCTGAGTCTGCCGCTGTTTCCCGCGGTACTGCTGGCCCTCGCCGCCGTCTGGGGCACGACGCGGCCCTGACGGACGCCGCCGAGCGGGGCAGTGTGCCGACTCTGAAAAAACGGTAGCTACGGCCTCGTGGCTGTTTTCCGGTAGGATCTGTCCTGTCCCTTCATCAGCGGGAAGTGACGGATCTGGCGACTACGAGTTCTTATACAGGACGTCGGGCCGAGTGACGGTAGCGTCGTCCACATACGACGCCGCGTCGAGAGTCGGCCACTCACCAGTCGTCGTGAGCGGTTCGATTGCGCCGTCCGTCACCAAGACCGTCCCTTCGCTCTTTGCCCCTTTCACGGTCGGATTCCATGCGTACGCCATCGGTGCTGTGACGCTCGTCTGCAGACCCGGCGTCGCGACCCACTCTCTGCTCGCGTACCCGGCCGCGCCGCCCTGGTGGTGTTCCTGCCACTCGGTCGGAAGGCCCGCTTCCCCGTACCCAGCCTGAATCGCCCGGAAGACGTCGCCGGCCGTTCTGTCCGACTGCGCGGCCGCCTGTGTCGAGACCAGCGCGGTAGCGTCGATGCGCGTCGCGATTCGATGTCGTTTTTCGAGCCACTCCGGCGGGTCGAAGGCGACCGTGCGCGTACAACTGGCGTACTCCCCGAGTCGTCGGCCGACGACGGAGACGACGACGTACTCACCGAGTTCGATGTCCCGTGGAACGGGATGACGGTACTTCCGTGCCCGCTCTCCGCCTGCCACGAGTACGACCGGATGGTCGATACCGTATTGATCGAGCGCACATTCCAGTGCGTTTGCGACCTGTTGCTCGGTATCGTCCGACTCGGTGTTTCGACAGACTCCTTCAACCGCGGCGGCCGTTTCGGCGCTCAGCGTTCGGTATCGTTCGATATCGCCGGCTGTGAGCGGCTGCCGGAGCGGGCTCGCGGTTAGCGACTCGAGCCCGGGCACGTCGAAGTCCGCGGCTGCGGGCGTCGGCGAGTGTTCTGCAACAGCGTCGCCGAGCGAATTAGCGTACCACGGGAACGTCTCGATCGTCACGTCGGGGAGTGCCGGCGTCAGGTGGCAGTCATCCGAACCGCCGCCTTCGAACCGCTCTTCCCGGACGAGCGCGCGTTCGTCGTTGTCGACGACGATAGTGAGATCAGACCCATCGTAGCCGACGGCGGCGACGCCGGTGGACGAACTCCGGTCGATGATGTTGCTTCGACCGGTGAGCCACGCGTAAGAGTCCGAATCAGCGAGCCAGACGGCCTCGAGCCCGTTCTCGTCGAGATACGCGTCCAGTCGATCGAACTTTTCCTGACGGGACTGGGTAACGTTCGAGGCGCCATCGCTCCGTGCGCCCACTGCACTACTCAGTGCGGGAATCGACGCAGCACCGCTGGCCATCTTGAGATATGTTCGCCTATCGATGTCGAGTGTCTCTTGCAGTGTCATCTAATACCACACTCCAGATCGCTGTATTTTACCATAATACAAAGGAATAGTGGAAAAATATTTACTATTGCGCGGTTGATTCTCACAGGAGTGTACAAGACAAGGGAGGGCGGCCACGGGAGCGAAGTGGTACCGAGCGACTGTTGCCGTCTGTCGATGTCCGAGTCGTCGCCCGCCGCGACGCCGTGGATGCCGTCTGCCGGGTTCTCGACGCCGTGGCCCAGCAGGAATCGCGGCTGGTCCAGACCTACCTATTGGCCGCCTCTAAGGGATCTGCTGGCTGCGCTGCGTCGGTCGTTCGCTCTGGCCCCATCCAGATACAGGTTCGCTTCCGCTGTTCCCCGCTACTGCTTGCCCGTTCGGCTGTCTAGGGAACCATCTTTCCCTGATCGGACGGCGATCCGTGCTCGCGGCACCCGCCGCGGACTCTCGTCTCAGTTTTCTCTGAGTCCGCAAAACACGTTCGCGGTCGTCTGATTGTGTTTCGTCGCCTCGAGCCGGCCGCTCGGGACGGACTACGCCGTCCCGGTGGACTCGAGGTGGGCCTCGAGTCGGTCGGCGACGTCCGATCCGTGGACGCGGTCCTGATCCGGAATGTCCTCGCGCTCGAGATAGTCACCCATCACGTCGGCGAGTCGTCGCGTCTGGAGTCCAGTGAGTACCTCCGTGTTGTCTCCAGACTCGACGGCCTCGAGCAGTTCGATCGCCCACGCCGGCGGGGTCTCGTCTGCATCGATCGCGTCGTCGATATAGCCCGCGAGGATGGCGTGAACGACCCATTGCTCGTCTCTGGAGAGCGTGACCTCGTGCGTCTCGGCTTCCGGTGGTTGGGAACTCATTACGTCACACGGACCGTTTTCATCGGTCCTCGGGCGAGGCTACGAACTACCGTATAATAAGCCTTGTTACCGAATCACATATCTCCGTCTCGTGTCGCGATTCGAGCCGACGGAGCCCGCGGTGACGACTGACCGTTCGGTTCGCCGATCAAAAGCTACTAACAGAATCGTCTCCAGCCAGTATACAGGAGCCGACGCCGATGGATCTCGCGACGCTATCCGAGACGATCGCGACCGGTCGCCTCGGCCGTGCGCTCTCGCGGCTCGTACCCGCGACGACCGTCTGGGACCGTGAGTGGGACATCTGCTGTATTCTCGACGGCTGCCGGCTCGACCTCATGCGCGAGGCGGCCGCGGCCGGCCACGAGGCCCTGCCCGGACCCGACGGGGTCGACTCGCTGTGGTCGGTCGGCTCGCAGTCGGCCGAGTGGATGGACCGAACCTTCGCGCCCGCCTACCGCGAGGAGATGGCTCGCACCGCGTACGTGACCGGCAACCCCTTTTCCTCCCAGTCCTGCGAGCACATTCTCGTCACCTCCGACGAGGTGCTGCCGCTGTCCGGGGCCGACTTCGGCGTCTTCCACGAGGCCTGGCGGGACGACTGGATCGACGACGGCATCTCGACGATCCCGCCCGAGTCGCTGACCGACGCCGCGATCGCGATCTGGCGCCGCCGCGAGGAACTCGGCGTCGATCGCGTCCTCGTCCACTACATGCAGCCCCACGCGCCGTTCCGGTCCCGGCCGGAGTGGTTCTTCGGCTCGGCCGACATCGAACACTGGGGCCAGTTCGCCGACGACGAGGACGGCGACGATTCGGCGGCCGAGGATAACGAACTCGATCTCGACCTCGAGGACCTCACGACCGAGGAGCGGGAGGCCCTCGAGGCCTTCGCCGAGGCCGACGACGACGAGGGGTCGATGAACGACCCCTGGCTGCGGGTCCGCGACGGTGATCTGGCCTTCGAGGCGGTCTGGCGGGCCTACCGGGACAACCTCGAGTGGGTGGTAGACGACGTCGCGCGCGTACTCGAGAACTGCGACGGCCGCGTGGCGATGACCAGCGACCACGGTAACGCGCTCGGCGAGTTCGGCGTCTGGTCGCACCCGCCTGGGACGCCGGTGCCCGCGTTGCGACGCGTCCCGTGGGTCGTCCGCGAGGGGCGGGATCTGGGTACCTGCGATCCGGCGCTCCCGGACCCGATCCGCGACGGACGGCGTACCGAGGGCGACGACGTCGAGTCGCGCCTCGGGGCGCTGGGATACCGGTGACGGTCCGCGGTACGCTCCGGGACGCGATTTATGCGGTGCGGAAGGCCCGACTGAGACTCGAGCGCCGGCGGCTCGACTACGGCCGCGAGACTCGAGACCGAGCCGAGCGGCTGTCCGAGATTCTGCCGGCCTCCGTCGCGGAGCTTCGAGGGTACGAACGCGAATACGAGGACCTCGAGTGGTTTCACGACACTTACGCCGACCGCGTGGCGGAGATTCACGAGACCGGTGTCGCCGCCGACACCACCCACTGGCGCGACGGCGCGACGCTGTACGTCGTCTGTCGCGCCCTCGAGGTCGAGACCGCGGTCGAGACTGGCGTTCTCTTCGGATCGTTCGACGCCCACGTGCTGGCGGCGATGGAACGAAACGGCGGCGGGACGCTACACGCGGTCGATCTACCCGGTGGCCCGCCCGGTCGGTTCGACTACGGCCACCTGATTCCGGATCGGTGCCGCGATCGGTGGGAACTGCATCGGGGCGACGCGCGAGACGTGGTGCCGGAGTTGCTCGAGGCCGTCGGTCCCGTCGACCTCTTCTTGCACGATTCGGACCACCGACTGCCACACATGCGCTTCGAGTACGAGACGGCGCTGTCGCACCTCGAGGCCGGCGGCGTCTTGGCGAGTCACGACGTGCGGCTCTCGAGGCTGTTCGATCGGTTCACGGACGCGAACGACCTGCCCGCGTGCGTCGTTTGCGATACGGGAATCGCACGGGTTTCCTCGTCCGAGGGGACGGAGTGAGCGAACCCGCCTGAGCGACGAACGGGGACGTGCTCGGACGACAATCCGTTGAATAACGCGCGCAGCGATCTTTTCAGTGCGTTCGTGCTAGGGGCCCCGTGGTTCGACTCTCGACTATCGTCATACTCGTCGGGCTCGTACGGTTCACGCCACTACCGCCGCCACTGGGGATCGTTCTCGGGGCGACCCTGATACTCGCCGGAGTCGTGCTCAGAGTCTTCACGGACAAATAACGCGTTTGCACCGAGCGAGACCTGTTACACCGCGAGCGTCGCACTCGAGGTCACTCCGGCTGCGGGTCGGTGAAGAGATCCGCAGCGGCGGAGAGCCCCGAGAGCGCGTCCGCCGCCAGCAC containing:
- a CDS encoding MogA/MoaB family molybdenum cofactor biosynthesis protein is translated as MTETDSSEDRQRAATEEPAPDEERDTDEQPPDEGNDIDGRSLGVGVVTIAADRSLESDGAGEAIVSGLKKADHEVATREHIGADHDRIQSTVSRLLDRDDVDVIVTGGATSIEPSDVTIEAVEPLLEKRLSAFEDLYTTLSYEAVGTRVVAARTIAGVSDGTPVFCLPGNEDAARLGLEELILPEVHNLVSLAREDIAQDRWAVDEAALEEGEATGDERDREGEGEKSDEGETTVDRASEPDDGGE
- a CDS encoding zinc-binding dehydrogenase, encoding MQAVKITEHGDTDVIEYGEYPDPEVGRDEVLVDIKAAALNHLDIWTRRGMPGIDLEMPHVPGSDAAGVVEEVGADVTRFEAGDHVAVSAGVGDLRMDDPTLDPRFHIIGEHVQGVHSEYAALPEDNLIPVPEDVDWEVAGSSCLVFQTAWRMLIERADLEAGEKVLVLGASGGVGHAALQIADYAGAEVYATGSTEEKLDYAREHGADHVCNYEDEDFADWVLEETGGRGVDVVVEHVGAPTWRDSLKSLTKGGRLVTCGGTGGGNPETDIPRIFWNQLEIIGSTMATPDQVDDVMELVWDGTFEPAIREELPMSETPRAHEIIENREGFGKVVVRPDSEL
- a CDS encoding M24 family metallopeptidase, whose product is MTLQETLDIDRRTYLKMASGAASIPALSSAVGARSDGASNVTQSRQEKFDRLDAYLDENGLEAVWLADSDSYAWLTGRSNIIDRSSSTGVAAVGYDGSDLTIVVDNDERALVREERFEGGGSDDCHLTPALPDVTIETFPWYANSLGDAVAEHSPTPAAADFDVPGLESLTASPLRQPLTAGDIERYRTLSAETAAAVEGVCRNTESDDTEQQVANALECALDQYGIDHPVVLVAGGERARKYRHPVPRDIELGEYVVVSVVGRRLGEYASCTRTVAFDPPEWLEKRHRIATRIDATALVSTQAAAQSDRTAGDVFRAIQAGYGEAGLPTEWQEHHQGGAAGYASREWVATPGLQTSVTAPMAYAWNPTVKGAKSEGTVLVTDGAIEPLTTTGEWPTLDAASYVDDATVTRPDVLYKNS
- a CDS encoding DUF7853 family protein → MSSQPPEAETHEVTLSRDEQWVVHAILAGYIDDAIDADETPPAWAIELLEAVESGDNTEVLTGLQTRRLADVMGDYLEREDIPDQDRVHGSDVADRLEAHLESTGTA
- the guaA gene encoding glutamine-hydrolyzing GMP synthase; translated protein: MVDTDTFVPEAVAEIGDEIGDENAVIALSGGVDSSVAAALAYEAIGDRLTPVYVDTGLMRKGETDQIRETFDYMESLRIVDAKDRFLEALAGVTDPEEKREIIGEQFIREFEREAKDADADYLVQGTIYPDRIESEGGIKSHHNVGGLPEVVDFEGIVEPVRDLYKDEVREVARHLGLDEIVAERMPFPGPGLAVRVIGEVTEEKLEVARHACHVVEEELEEYEPWQALAAVIGKATGVKGDNRVHGWVVSVRSVESRDGMTARAQEIDWDTLQRIQSRITGQNDNVARVVYDVTHKPPATIEYE
- a CDS encoding 5-formyltetrahydrofolate cyclo-ligase — its product is MDGFDTTADADGVDKETIRQRVWDDLEESGEARFPFPPHGRIPNFAGADDAAERLADKPEWRDATTIKANPDAPQLPVRRAALRAGKTVYMAVPRLADEKCFLKLDPDELSDYDAATTVSGSSEHGEQVGPDAVEEIDLIVSGSVAVSVDPRSTETVSGGSREPENGGRIGKGEGYSDLEYAILRGLGLVDESTTVATTIHERQLIDDPVAIGDHDVAMDLVVTPERTIRPESRAQPSGIDWDLLEEERLEEIPVLQRLQSS
- a CDS encoding DUF7126 family protein; protein product: MSMDVIVAGPDEDDIAAALEAEGATVARLNGVISRPALEEAGIVDADLYVLTDIGQATTIPIVCDLSEDVRTVAYARDTIPEFVKGQLDLAVDPQLMDAGIVADELTS
- a CDS encoding class I SAM-dependent methyltransferase — encoded protein: MTVRGTLRDAIYAVRKARLRLERRRLDYGRETRDRAERLSEILPASVAELRGYEREYEDLEWFHDTYADRVAEIHETGVAADTTHWRDGATLYVVCRALEVETAVETGVLFGSFDAHVLAAMERNGGGTLHAVDLPGGPPGRFDYGHLIPDRCRDRWELHRGDARDVVPELLEAVGPVDLFLHDSDHRLPHMRFEYETALSHLEAGGVLASHDVRLSRLFDRFTDANDLPACVVCDTGIARVSSSEGTE